Below is a window of Escherichia coli DSM 30083 = JCM 1649 = ATCC 11775 DNA.
AGCATATGGTCCGCACCTTGCTGAAACTGCCCGCTAATCCACAGGCGGATGCCGCCGATGCGCTGGCGATTGCCATCACCCACTGCCACGTTAGTCAGAATGCGATGCAAATGAGCGAATCGCGACTGAACCTGGCGAGAGGGCGACTGCGTTAAGTTATACCGCCTCGGTCAGTTCAGGCTGAGGCGTTTCAACTCCCACCGCGTGAATCAACACCAAACCCGGATGATGCCACAAACTGGCTGGCGTGACGGTTTTACGCTCCCACGGAATAGAACCTAAGAACCAGAATTTCCAGAAAGTGAGTTTTGCATTCGGATTGCTATTTAACAATTCTCCAAATGTCTCTATTTCACCCACCGGAATACATAGCGCCTCTTTATAAATATCAAAAACAAATTTTGAACAGAACTGGCGCGAAGATTCGTATTTAAAACCGGTGTGGTAAAGTTTGCGTAGCCGGGAGGGAACCTGTTCAACAATTCGTTGTTTTTGTTGTTCTGTTAGCCCGGCGTCTAATCGCTTTATAGCATAGCGTTGATTAGCAGAGCGTTTAATAAAACGGGATAGCGTAGTGATGGTTGAGAGGGGAACACGGCTTTCTGCAACCAGAAAGTCTTCACCGTTATGACCGATAATGATCCCGACGTGATTACTCCAGCAATTTGATGCAGCTGATATTTGACCAAATAAGGTAGCACCTATACATGTAAAGACGATATCACCAATTTCATATTCAGCAGGATAATTAATATTCACGTTGTCATTCCATTGAAATAGATATGAATATACGTAATAGCATAAAAAATTTATTTTTTTCAGGGGGCGCAATGTGTATTTTTATTACACATTTCTTCGCTGAATATGTAATATTTAAATATTTGCTTCCAATATAATCTGTAGAATAAATTATACTGCGCCATTTTTCAGATCATCGAGACACCTCGCAAGTTTTCTTCATCCTTCGCTGGATATCTATCCAGCATTTTTTTATCATACAGCATTATCTTTGATTCATTACGCAGGAGCGTCATGTGATAGGCAGACTCAGAGGCATCATCATTGAAAAACAACCCCCGCTGGTGTTAATTGAAGTGGGCGGCGTAGGCTATGAAGTGCATATGCCGATGACCTGTTTTTATGAACTCCCTGAAGCGGGTCAGGAAGCGATCGTTTTCACCCACTTTGTGGTGCGTGAAGACGCGCAACTGCTGTACGGTTTTAACAATAAACAAGAGCGCACGTTGTTCAAAGAGTTGATCAAAACCAACGGCGTCGGCCCGAAGTTGGCGCTGGCGATCCTCTCCGGAATGTCAGCGCAGCAGTTCGTTAATGCCGTTGAGCGTGAAGAAGTGGGGGCACTGGTGAAACTGCCGGGTATTGGCAAAAAAACCGCCGAACGCTTGATTGTCGAAATGAAAGACCGATTTAAAGGTTTGCATGGCGATCTCTTTACGCCAGCCGCCGACCTGGTACTCACGTCTCCTGCCAGCCCGGCGACCGACGATGCTGAACAGGAAGCGGTTGCTGCGCTGGTGGCACTGGGCTATAAACCACAAGAAGCAAGCCGCATGGTGAGCAAAATCGCTCGCCCTGACGCCAGCAGTGAAACATTAATTCGCGAAGCCCTACGCGCCGCGTTATGAGGTAAAGGATGATTGAAGCAGACCGTCTGATTTCTGCCGGTACCACTTTGCCGGAAGATGTGGCAGATCGCGCCATTCGCCCTAAATTACTGGAAGAGTATGTTGGTCAGCCGCAGGTTCGTTCGCAGATGGAGATTTTCATCAAAGCAGCGAAACTGCGCGGCGATGCCCTCGATCATCTATTGATTTTTGGTCCTCCGGGGTTGGGTAAAACTACGCTTGCCAATATTGTCGCCAATGAAATGGGCGTTAATTTACGCACGACTTCTGGTCCGGTGCTGGAAAAGGCGGGCGATCTGGCAGCAATGCTCACTAACCTTGAACCACACGATGTACTGTTTATTGATGAGATCCACCGTCTTTCACCAGTGGTGGAAGAGGTGTTGTATCCGGCAATGGAAGATTACCAACTGGATATCATGATTGGTGAAGGTCCGGCGGCACGCTCCATTAAAATTGATTTGCCGCCGTTTACCCTGATTGGTGCAACCACGCGCGCAGGTTCGCTGACATCACCGTTGCGCGATCGTTTTGGTATTGTGCAACGTCTGGAGTTTTATCAGGTGCCGGATCTGCAATATATCGTCAGTCGCAGCGCACGCTTTATGGGGCTTGAGATGAGTGATGACGGCGCGCTGGAAGTTGCTCGTCGTGCGCGCGGTACGCCACGTATTGCCAACCGTCTGCTGCGTCGAGTGCGTGATTTCGCCGAAGTGAAGCACGATGGCACCATCTCGGCAGATATCGCTGCTCAGGCGCTGGATATGTTGAATGTCGATGCTGAAGGTTTCGATTATATGGACCGCAAATTGTTGCTGGCGGTAATCGATAAGTTCTTTGGTGGGCCGGTAGGTCTGGATAACCTGGCGGCAGCCATTGGCGAAGAACGTGAAACCATTGAGGATGTACTGGAACCTTATTTGATTCAGCAAGGCTTTTTGCAGCGTACACCGCGTGGGCGTATGGCGACGACGCGGGCGTGGAATCACTTTGGCATAACGCCGCCAGAAATGCCGTAAGTCGGATTGGTCGCTCGCGCCGCATCCGACACTGGCAGTGTGCCTGATGCGACGCTGTTCGTCTTATCAGGCCTACCAGAGATAGCGAACCGTAGGTCGGATACGGCATGCGGACTGCAGGCAGAGAAAACTGGCCGATTTTCTCTGCACTGGAGGGATAATACAAGGTCGGATAAGGCGCTCGCGCCGCATCCGACAAATATGTTCAGCGAAAGATTAGCTGGCCTGTTTTTTCATCATACTGAGAATAAATAACAGTGCCGCGCATAGCACCACCGACGGGCCTGCAGGTGTATCGTAAAATGCGGAAAAGGTTAAACCGCCAGTCACTGCCACCATCCCCACCAAAACAGCGACACCAGCCATCTGTTCCGGCGTGCGGGCAAAGCGACGTGCAGTAGCAGCAGGAATAATCAGCAGTGAAGTAATAATCAACGCGCCGACAAATTTCATCGCTACACCAATCGTCAATGCCGTCACCAGCATCAACAACAATTTCACGCGCTGTAATTTCACACCATCAACAAACGCCAGATCCGGGCTAATCGTCATCGACAGCAAATTGCGCCATTGCCAGAACAAAATAGCCACCACGATGACCACGCCAATCGCAATAGAGATGAGATCTTCTGGCGTCACTGCCAGTAAATCACCGAACAGGTAAGCCATCAAATCAACACGAATATTAGACATCAGACTAACGACCACCAGGCCCAGCGACAGGGCACTGTGCGCCATAATCCCTAATAACGTGTCGATCGCCAGCTGTGGACGCTTCTCCAGCCATACCAGACCGCCCGCCAGCAGCAGCGTAACTGCAATCACCGCATAGAATGGATTCACGTCCAGCAACAAACCAAACGCGACGCCAAGTAATGAGGCATGAGCCAGCGTATCACCGAAATAAGACATACGACGCCAGACTACAAACGAACCCAGCGGACCCGCGGCACAGGCGAGCATGATCCCGGCTAACCAACCGGGAAATAATAATTCAATCATGAGCGATCATTTCCCCGACGCAAAACAATTCGTCCCTGTAAATCGTGACGATGATTATGATGATGGCGATAGATACCCAGTTGTTCAGCACCACGAGGACCAAACATAGAAATAAACTCCGGATGCAGGGAAACAACTTCCGGTGTGCCGGAACAACAAATGTGGTGATTCAGGCAAAGCACTTCATCGGTTTTTGCCATTACCAGATGCAGATCGTGAGATACCATTAAAACGCCACAATCCAGTTCACGACGCAGTTGGTCAATAAGGTCATATAACGCCACCTGACCATTCACATCCACGCCCTGAGTGGGTTCATCCAGCACTAATAATTGCGGTCGATTTAACAATGCTCGCGCTAACAGTACACGCTGCGTTTCGCCACCCGAGAGCTTTTGCATCGGTGCGTTAATCAGATGCCCGGCCTGGACACGTTTCAGTGCAGGCAAAATATCTTCTTTATGTGTGCCAGGGCGTAAGCGTAAAAAACGGTTTACGGTCAGTGGCAACGTGGTGTCGAGATACAGCTTCTGCGGTACATAGCCGATGCGCAGTTTTCCGTTGCGCTTGATAACCCCTTCATCGGGTGTTACCAGTCCGAGCACTACCCGTACCAGTGTCGACTTACCTGCGCCGTTTGGCCCAAGTAAAGTCAAAATTTTTCCAGGTTTAAGTTCCAGCGACACATCAGAGAGGACGCGGCGTTGGCCAAAAGAAACCGAGACATTTTCCAGGGAAACCAGACTTGTCATGTTAATTTTAGTCTTGCAGTAGTTATGAAATGTTATAATATCACAGTTCTCATATTCATTACGATGATTGGTCGCATTATGTTACATAAAAAAACGCTTCTTTTCGCAGCATTATCCGCCGCTCTCTGGGGCGGTGCAACACAGGCCGCAGATGCCGCCGTTGTCGCTTCGCTTAAACCCGTTGGGTTCATCGCTTCTGCCATTGCTGATGGGGTAACAGAAACGCAGGTTTTACTGCCTGACGGCGCTTCAGAACATGATTATTCACTGCGTCCATCGGATGTAAAACGCTTACAGAACGCGGACTTAGTCGTTTGGGTTGGCCCGGAGATGGAAGCGTTCATGCAAAAACCGGTAAGTAAATTACCAGAAGCGAAACAGGTAACGATTGCGCAGCTAGAAGATGTGAAACCGCTGCTGATGAAAAGTATTCACGACGATGATGATGATCACGATCACGCGGAAAAAAGTGACGAAGATCACCATCACGGCGATTTCAACATGCATCTTTGGCTTTCCCCAGAGATAGCGCGGGCTACAGCGGTTGCAATCCATGGAAAATTAGTGGAACTTATGCCGCAAAGTCGAGCCAAACTTGACGCCAACCTGAAGGATTTTGAGGCACAATTAGCCTCAACCGAAACGCAGGTTGGTAACGAGCTCGCGCCGCTCAAGGGGAAAGGTTATTTCGTTTTTCACGATGCTTACGGCTACTTCGAAAAACAGTTCGGACTGACACCGCTTGGTCATTTTACCGTTAACCCTGAGATTCAACCTGGCGCGCAGCGTTTACATGAAATAAGAACACAGTTGGTTGAGCAAAAAGCAACCTGCGTTTTTGCTGAGCCACAGTTCAGGCCAGCGGTCGTTGAGAGCGTCGCACGAGGGACATCCGTTCGTATGGGAACGTTGGATCCCCTGGGGACGAATATCAAACTGGGTAAAACAAGCTATTCAGAATTCCTGAATCAATTAGCCAACCAGTATGCGAGCTGCCTGAAAGGAGATTAATGAGGAAGTGATTACGTGCAACAGATAGCCCGCTCTGTCGCCCTGGCGTTTAATAATTTACCGCGACCACACCGCGTTATGTTGGGGTCGCTCACCGTTCTTACTCTGGCCGTCGCTGTCTGGCGGCCCTATGTTTATCACCGCGATGCCACGCCAATTGTCAAAACCATTGAGCTGGAACAGAACGAAATTCGTTCGCTCTTACCTGAAGCCAGTGAGCCGATTGATCAAGCTGCACAAGAAGATGAAGCCATTCCCCAGGACGAACTGGATGACAAAATCGCCGGTGAAGCGGGCGTGCATGAATATGTTGTTTCCACTGGCGATACGCTAAGCAGCATTCTCAATCAGTATGGTATTGATATGGGTGATATCACCCAACTGGCTGCTGCCGACAAAGAATTGCGTAACCTGAAAATCGGTCAACAACTCTCCTGGACATTAACCGCGGACGGCGAACTGCAGCGCCTCACCTGGGAAGTGTCTCGTCGTGAAACCCGAACCTATGACCGTACTGCCGCTAACGGTTTTAAAATGACCAGCGAAATGCAGCAAGGAGAGTGGGTCAACAATCTGCTGAAAGGTACCGTCGGGGGAAGCTTTGTTGCCAGCGCCAGAAACGCCGGTTTAACCAGCGCCGAAGTGAGCGCAGTGATTAAAGCCATGCAGTGGCAAATGGATTTCCGCAAACTGAAAAAAGGCGATGAATTTGCGGTGTTAATGTCACGAGAAATGCTTGATGGTAAACGTGAGCAAAGCCAGCTGCTGGGCGTACGTTTGCGTTCAGAAGGTAAAGATTATTACGCAATCCGCGCTGAAGATGGCAAATTCTACGATCGTAACGGTACTGGTCTGGCGAAAGGATTCTTGCGATTCCCGACGGCGAAACAGTTCCGTATCTCATCTAACTTTAACCCGCGTCGTACTAATCCGGTGACCGGTCGCGTTGCGCCACACAGAGGTGTTGATTTTGCCATGCCACAAGGTACGCCAGTGCTTTCAGTGGGTGACGGTGAAGTGGTGGTTGCCAAACGCAGTGGCGCAGCAGGTTATTATGTGGCTATTCGTCATGGTCGCAGCTACACCACGCGTTATATGCACTTGCGCAAGATCCTGGTGAAACCGGGACAGAAGGTGAAACGTGGCGACCGTATCGCGCTTTCCGGTAATACCGGACGTTCAACCGGGCCGCATCTGCACTATGAAGTATGGATAAACCAGCAGGCCGTAAACCCGCTGACGGCAAAACTGCCGCGTACCGAAGGGCTGACCGGCTCCGATCGTCGCGAATTCCTGGCACAGGCCAAAGAGATTGTGCCGCAGCTACGGTTTGATTAATTAACATCCATTCGCAGCCGGTACGCAGTCAGTACCGGCTTTTTTATTTGGTGCGGGGCAAGTTGCGCCGCTACACTATCACCAGATTGATTTTTGCCTTATCCGAAACTGGAAAAGCATGGAAACGAAAAAAAATAATAGCGAATACATTCCTGAGTTTGATAAATCCTTTCGCCACCCGCGCTACTGGGGAGCATGGCTGGGCGTAGCAGCGATGGCGGGTATCGCTTTAACGCCGCCAAAGTTCCGTGATCCCATTCTGGCACGGCTGGGACGTTTTGCCGGACGACTGGGAAAAAGCTCACGCCGTCGTGCGTTAATCAATCTGTCGCTCTGCTTTCCAGAACGTAGTGAAGCTGAACGCGAAGCGATTGTAGATGAGATGTTTGCCACCGCGCCGCAAGCGATGGTAATGATGGCTGAGTTGGCAATACGCGGGCCGGAGAAAATTCAGCCGCGCGTTGACTGGCAAGGGCTGGAGATCATCGAAGAGATGCGGCGTAATAACGAGAAAGTGATTTTTCTGGTGCCGCACGGTTGGGCCGTCGATATTCCTGCCATGCTGATGGCCTCGCAAGGGCAGAAAATGGCAGCGATGTTCCATAATCAGGGCAACCCGGTTTTTGATTATGTCTGGAACACGGTGCGCCGTCGCTTTGGTGGTCGTCTGCATGCGAGAAATGATGGTATTAAACCATTCATCCAGTCGGTACGTCAGGGTTACTGGGGATATTATTTACCCGATCAGGATCATGGCCCAGAACACAGCGAATTTGTTGATTTCTTTGCCACCTATAAAGCGACGTTGCCCGCGATTGGTCGTTTGATGAAAGTGTGCCGTGCGCGCGTTGTACCGCTGTTTCCGATTTATGATGGCAAGACGCATCGTCTGACGATTCAGGTGCGCCCACCGATGGATGATCTGTTAGAGGCGGATGATCATACGATTGCGCGGCGGATGAATGAAGAAGTCGAGATTTTTGTTGGTCCGCGACCAGAACAATACACCTGGATATTAAAATTGCTGAAAACTCGCAAACCGGGCGAAATCCAACCGTATAAGCGCAAAGATCTTTATCCCATCAAATAAAAAATGCCTCTCGCGAGGAGAGGCCTTCGACTGATGATAAGTTCAAGTTTGCTTCAGAAGATTCGAAATCTGTTGAATTATCATTGAACTGTAGGCCGGATGAGGCGTTTTCGCCGCATCCGGCAACGTACTTACTCTACCGTTAAAATACGCGTGGTATTAGTAGAACCCACGGTACTCATCACGTCGCCCTGGGTGACAATCACCAGGTCACCAGACATCAAGTAACCTTTATCGCGCAGCAGATTAACCGCTTCGCTGGCAGCCGCTACGCCGTCATTAGCGCTATCAAAGTGCACCGGCGTAACGCCGCGATAGAGAGCAGTCAGGTTCAGCGTACGTTCATGGCGTGACATGGCGAAAATTGGCAGACCAGAGCTGATACGGGAGGTCATCAGCGCGGTACGACCCGATTCGGTCATGGTGATGATCGCCGTAACGCCTTTCAGGTGGTTAGCCGCGTACATTGCTGACATGGCAATAGCTTCTTCCACATTGTCGAACTGAACGTCCAGACGGTGTTTAGAAACGTTGATGCTCGGGATTTTTTCCGCCCCCAGGCAAACGCGCGCCATGGCTGCAACAGTTTCTGACGGGTATTGACCAGCAGCAGTTTCTGCCGACAGCATCACAGCGTCAGTACCATCCAGAACGGCGTTTGCTACGTCCATGACTTCTGCACGCGTCGGCATCGGGTTAGTAATCATTGACTCCATCATCTGGGTCGCAGTGATTACCGCGCGGTTAAGCTGACGCGCACGACGGATCAACGCTTTCTGAATGCCGACCAGTTCCGGATCGCCAATTTCCACACCGAGGTCGCCGCGAGCAACCATTACCACGTCAGAGGCGAGGATGATGTCATCCATTGCCTCCTGGCTGCAAACGGCTTCCGCACGTTCAACCTTGGCAACAATTTTCGCATCACATCCTGCATCGCGTGCCAGGCGACGGGCATAGTTCAGATCTTCGCCGCAGCGTGGGAAGGAGACAGCCAGGTAATCTACGCCAATTAACGCCGCAGTCTTAATGTCTGCTTTGTCTTTTTCGGTCAGCGCTTCAGCCGACAAACCGCCGCCAAGTTTGTTGATACCTTTATTGTTGGAGAGGGGACCACCGACGGTCACTTCGGTGAACACTTTCATGCCCTGGACTTCCAGTACTTTTAACTGGACGCGACCATCGTCCAGCAGCAGGATGTCACCAGGCACAACGTCAGCAGGCAGGCCTTTGTAGTCGATACCGACTTTTTCTTTGTCGCCTTCACCTTTACCCAGGTTGGCGTCGAGCAGGAATTTATCCCCAATATTGAGGAAAACTTTGCCTTCTTTAAAGGTGGATACACGGATTTTGGGCCCCTGGAGGTCACCCAGAATAGCCACATGACGCCCCAGTTTTGCGGCAATCTCACGAACTTTATCCGCGCGCATTTTGTGATCTTCAGGCGAGCCGTGAGAAAAATTCATACGTACAACGTTGGCACCCGCCGCGATAACTTTTTCAAGGTTATTATCGCGATCTGTTGCCGGGCCTAACGTGGTAACGATTTTAGTTCTGCGAAGCCTTCTGGACATGTAATACTCCGTTGACTGAAACAACCAGGTGTTGCTTGAACATGAAATCCGAATGAAATAACGCCGCGATGGCGATAAATTAATCTCATTCGGATGTCGTATAAGATTAGGACAGTGACAATCGTTTTTAGCGATCGTCACTTAAATTAAGTAACTGCTTATCAAAACGCGATTCCTTCAGCGCTTCCTTGACCCGCTTCAAGTTATCTCTGAATTTTGTACCGCGCCGCAAAGTAAATCCTGTCGCCAGCACATCTATCACGGTCAACTGTGCAAGTCGAGAAACCATGGGCATATAAATGTCAGTGTCTTCCGGTACGTCGAGGGTAATTGCCAGCGTTGCTTCCCGGGCGAGCGGGGTACCCGCAGAGGTGAGGGCAATTACCATAGCGTCGTTTTCGCGTGCCAGCTGCGCCAGCTCGACCAGATTTTTTGTTCTTCCAGTATGAGAAATCAGCACCACCACGTCTCCGTCGCTACAATTCATACAACTCATGCGTTGCAGCACGATATCATCGGAGTACACCACCGGAACATTAAAACGAAAGAACTTATTCATCGCATCGTGGGCAACGGCGGCTGAAGAACCTAATCCGAAAAAGGCGATTTTTTTTGCCTGAGTGAGCAAGTCGACGGCGCGGTTGATGGCAGATTTATCCAGTGAATGACGGACATGATCGAGCGTTGCCATTGCGGACTCAAATATTTTCCCCGTGTATGATTCAACGCTGTCATCTTCATTGACGTTGCGATTAACATAGGGAGTGCCATTCGCCAGACTTTGTGCCAGATGAAGTTTAAAATCAGGAAAACCGCGAGTGTCCATGCTGCGACAGAAACGATTCACCGTCGGTTCGCTAACATTGGCTTCCAGCGCCAGAGCAGCAATACTCGAATGGATCGCGTTATCGGGCGAAGCCAGAATGACCTCGGCAACTTTGCGCTCAGATTTGCTCAAATGTTCCAGCTGAGACTGGATTTTTTCCAGCATATTCATGATGTAAAGAGACTCACGGGTAATGACGATTTCCGCTCTGAAAGAAATCGAAATGCAGTTTTGTCAGATATTACGCCTGTGTGCTGTGTTAATGACAAAAGCAGATAAAAAAGTTGTTATTTTTTTTCATAACATGATCAGTGTCAGATTTTTACCCAATGGAAAACGATGATTTTTTTATCAGTTTTGCCGCACTTTGCGCGCTTTTACCGTAATCGCACGGGTGGATAAGCGTTTACAGTTTTCGCAAGCTCGTAAAAGCAGTACAGTGCACCGTAAGAAAATTACAAGTATACCCTGGCTTAAGTACCGGGTTAGTTAACTTAAGGAGAATGACATGGCGGTAACGCAAACAGCCCAGGCCTGTGACCTGGTCATTTTCGGCGCGAAAGGCGACCTTGCGCGTCGTAAATTGCTGCCTTCCCTGTATCAACTGGAAAAAGCCGGTCAGCTCAACCCGGACACCCGGATTATCGGCGTAGGGCGTGCTGACTGGGATAAAGCGGCTTATACCAAAGTTGTCCGCGAGGCGCTCGAAACTTTCATGAAAGAAACCATTGATGAAGGTTTATGGGACACCCTGAGTGCACGTCTGGATTTTTGTAATCTTGATGTCAATGACACTGCTGCATTCAGCCGTCTCGGCGCGATGCTGGATCAAAAAAATCGTATCACCATTAACTACTTTGCCATGCCGCCCAGCACTTTTGGCGCAATTTGCAAAGGGCTTGGTGAGGCAAAACTGAATGCTAAACCGGCACGCGTAGTCATGGAGAAACCGCTGGGGACGTCGCTGGCGACCTCGCAGGAAATCAACGATCAGGTTGGCGAATACTTCGAGGAGTGCCAGGTTTACCGTATCGACCACTATCTTGGTAAAGAAACAGTGCTGAACCTGTTGGCGCTGCGTTTTGCTAACTCTCTGTTTGTGAACAACTGGGACAATCGCACCATTGATCATGTTGAGATTACCGTGGCAGAAGAAGTGGGGATCGAAGGGCGCTGGGGCTATTTTGATAAAGCCGGTCAGATGCGCGACATGATCCAGAACCACCTGCTGCAAATTCTTTGCATGATTGCGATGTCTCCGCCGTCTGACCTGAGCGCAGACAGCATCCGCGATGAAAAAGTGAAAGTACTGAAGTCTCTGCGCCGCATCGACCGCTCCAACGTGCGCGAAAAAACCGTACGCGGGCAATATACTGCGGGCTTCGCTCAGGGCAAAAAAGTGCCGGGCTATCTGGAAGAAGAGGGCGCGAACAAGAGCAGCAATACAGAAACCTTCGTGGCGATCCGCATCGACATTGATAACTGGCGCTGGGCCGGTGTGCCATTCTACCTGCGTACTGGTAAACGTCTGCCGACCAAATGTTCTGAAGTCGTGGTCTATTTCAAAACACCTGAACTGAATCTGTTTAAAGAGTCGTGGCAGGATCTGCCGCAGAATAAACTGACTATCCGTCTGCAACCTGATGAAGGCGTGGATATCCAGGTACTGAATAAAGTTCCTGGCCTTGACCACAAACATAACCTGCAAATCACCAAGCTGGATCTGAGCTATTCAGAAACCTTTAATCAAACGCATCTGGCAGATGCCTATGAACGTCTGCTGCTGGAAACCATGCGTGGTATTCAGGCACTGTTTGTACGTCGTGATGA
It encodes the following:
- the hexR gene encoding DNA-binding transcriptional regulator HexR, which translates into the protein MNMLEKIQSQLEHLSKSERKVAEVILASPDNAIHSSIAALALEANVSEPTVNRFCRSMDTRGFPDFKLHLAQSLANGTPYVNRNVNEDDSVESYTGKIFESAMATLDHVRHSLDKSAINRAVDLLTQAKKIAFFGLGSSAAVAHDAMNKFFRFNVPVVYSDDIVLQRMSCMNCSDGDVVVLISHTGRTKNLVELAQLARENDAMVIALTSAGTPLAREATLAITLDVPEDTDIYMPMVSRLAQLTVIDVLATGFTLRRGTKFRDNLKRVKEALKESRFDKQLLNLSDDR
- the zwf gene encoding glucose-6-phosphate dehydrogenase, whose amino-acid sequence is MAVTQTAQACDLVIFGAKGDLARRKLLPSLYQLEKAGQLNPDTRIIGVGRADWDKAAYTKVVREALETFMKETIDEGLWDTLSARLDFCNLDVNDTAAFSRLGAMLDQKNRITINYFAMPPSTFGAICKGLGEAKLNAKPARVVMEKPLGTSLATSQEINDQVGEYFEECQVYRIDHYLGKETVLNLLALRFANSLFVNNWDNRTIDHVEITVAEEVGIEGRWGYFDKAGQMRDMIQNHLLQILCMIAMSPPSDLSADSIRDEKVKVLKSLRRIDRSNVREKTVRGQYTAGFAQGKKVPGYLEEEGANKSSNTETFVAIRIDIDNWRWAGVPFYLRTGKRLPTKCSEVVVYFKTPELNLFKESWQDLPQNKLTIRLQPDEGVDIQVLNKVPGLDHKHNLQITKLDLSYSETFNQTHLADAYERLLLETMRGIQALFVRRDEVEEAWKWVDSITEAWAMDNDAPKPYQAGTWGPVASVAMITRDGRSWNEFE